The window tagcacaaattgctgaaaaacctAATGTTGGCAATGAGTAAAATTGGTCAAACCAAACAACACACTGTGCATTGCAGTTTACAGTGTAGCCTCACTCCAATATTGGTGCTTGCAAAACTCATTTGAGTGTCAGAACTGGACCACAGAGCAGGGCATCTTTGAAGGTCTTGAAGAATTAATGTCTTGATGGGCCAGAGCTGTTTTCGAGGTAGAGATGGGACCTGAAACATATTGGGCGGATAGTTTTATTGTTTAAGCTCATCATTGTTTCTTGTCTCTGTAACAAATACCTtgttaaattctgtttttattggcaGCTTTCCAAATTGAATTTTACTGGTTTCTACCTGTGTCAGATTTGTTTTTAAGAGATGACCCTGAATAGTGTTTTTAAAATCCACTTCCTGAAGATTGCAGGTAGTTCAACTGTGTCACCTTCTATAAAGTATTCTCTGCAATGTTGTTGTTAGGTTCCACGTACACATGGTTAGTGGTTTAGATATAAATTATTATGACCatttttttctctgccttttgttgtgactttaaagtggaaatagcCCCACACTTGTAAGAGTGCACTTTTGCCATAAAAGGCAAGTATGTACAGAATGCGTTTCAATTATAgtaaacatttacctttttcaaAGTGTCTTAGAGCGATGGCAAGTCCAGTCACTATTGCATCCTCTGcagctgccatcttcactgctgATGTTTCCGGGTCCACGGCAAGCAGTCCTAGGCATATATGCTCTGCTAGTGCTGGTCCCCACAAATATAGTAATTTACCTGTTCTTTTACACAGTGTGCATGTTACTACAGCATAGAACAATGTTATCTGTAACTTTGTACACTCATGCATGGCAGCATCTAGTAACGACCAAGCGATGAaccttttgctttcttttggcttattttattatatcattggAATCTTTTTGATATcttagtgtaaaaaaataaatacaaatgcataaTCTGTGTTCTCCTAATGAGCTGTCATGATCCTAAGTGCTGAATGTGACAGGCATTCTGTCTACTACCTCCTTCATGTTTTTAACATAGGAGGTGGTAGTTGGGTGACTGCCAACCACTCATTATCCACCCATCTGATTCAGCCCTTATCTTGGATTACAGAATGATTAgtctttgtttgaaaaaaaaaaaaaaaagcagttggcAGGGTTGTAATGGGCATATGGCAGAGATGTACagtatgtgtttgtatgtgtgttttatatatacatttttttttttttgcccttgacCATTCTTGGCTGGAAACAGACTGAAGtcttaaaaaaatcaactattttttaaatatgaactttTTATCTTGTTTTGCTCTAGGCAGGATTGCTGCAAGTGAAATGACTGAATACAAGCTTGTCGTGGTTGGTGCTGGAGGCGTGGGTAAAAGCGCTCTGACCATCCAGCTCATCCAGAACCACTTTGTTGATGAGTATGATCCTACTATTGAGGTAAGCGGAACATTTATTTATGATGACTTGATAAAATTAGCCAAAGTTATATAAAAGCCTAAAAGTACTTTCTGGTAAATGAATTCCAAACTTAGTGTTCGGCTTCTAACTTCCGTCTTTGGTGTTCATGATGGCAATTTATTGTCTAGTAAAACAGGTCATGGGTGGAAATATATACTATTCATCATCACTGAGCCACACATCATTAATGTGATTGTGTAGTATGAAAGGCCTGCACTAATCACAAAACtggctgtataataaatataaagtctTGTGTAGCTAAAATCATTcactataatttatattttaaccctGTATTATCGGTTTGCCTGGAATTCTGTGACCTCTTCTAGTAAAAATTTTGAAACCGATTTGCTCCAGTGTTTGGAAAGAGAACATTAGGACATGACTTTTGGAAGCACTAGCTAGCAAGAAGCAGGGCCTGCATATGTAAAATCTGCAGGTACAGTGCTTATCAAGTATTTTATCCACTTGGAAACTTACAAGTTTTATCATGATTGTACATGAAGTCACAGTAGGTTTGCATCCAtctgtccataaaaaaaaaaaataaaccctgctTGGTGCATTTCAAAGTAAACCTTCTAGAGGGATTTTTGCATTCAACTCAGAAGTGTAAATCAGGGCTTCGCACACAAGAGTTaggttttttaggttttttttgcagCCCCAGTAACAGAAGCCTAGGATTAATTTACACCAGGGGGTATGGAAGCTCCTCCATTTAGGCTGTGTGAAACTTGTgtttaacttttcttttctgtacattttttttttttttacctaaaaattgatctggaaaaaaaacattgcatgtcCTGAATATTATGTATGATTTGGGTAAACACATTAGTCATGTATTAATTTGGCATACACATGCTAATGCTGCTAAATTTGATCAGGGTATCTAGGCATCGGTGATCTGAAGTCATGAAAAGGTTAAACAAAAAACCCAAGACAAAGTGAATACTCAAGGAATAATCTCTTTGGAAAAGGTTATAGATTTTAGCTTGTATTTGTCTTCCTTTTTACCACTGCAGGATTCATACCGAAAGCAGGTTGTGATAGATGGTGAAACATGTCTGCTGGATATTCTCGACACTGCAGGTCAAGAGGAGTATAGTGCCATGAGGGATCAGTACATGCGAACAGGAGAAGGCTTTCTGTGTGTCTTTGCTATTAATAACACAAAGTCCTTTGAGGACGTGCACCATTACAGGTTAGAGGCATATATCCTGCCTttagcttcttcttttttttttttttttgttttttttacttttgaaaaatcTCTTGTTATAGgtataaaggttttattattgCTTATATACAAAGTAATATCGGGGCATTCTTCCTTGACTGAATAATCTGCACTGAGACCTGGCTGCTGTAATGACTAATGGGCCCTGTTCAGTTATGGAGCACTGTGAGCCCAGCGACCACCTAGGAAGTGTGTAAACGATGAGCCTAGAGCATGGAGGGGTTGTAGGGTGATTGGGTGaataaacataccaaaaaaaactACCTGGAGTTCAACTTTGTACTACTGTTTGTATTTACTAGCATTCAGAGACCCAAATCATATATGTAATCATTGTAATATCTGATTAGTTAtagaagaaataaatgtaaatactgaGCTTCAAAAGGAATGCACCTGCTTGAAGGTAAGTTAAATGACAGACCTGTTTCTTTAGGGTGCTTGTGTAAACTATGGTTTTAAACAACTTTTAGCAACAGTATGCTAAATTATATTGCATAACTCTGTACCTGTTATTTACTATGTTGGCAGTGCCTAAAGCAACAGGGTATGGGGAATCTTTGGTCATACACAGACAGCTTTTATGGGTTCTAGGGGTAAAGTGTACATATCGCTGTACCTAGCAACGCTAGCAAATACCTATGCCAGGTATTTACTGATTGTCTGAATTGTTCAATACAATGCAGAATTCTCTTCAGGGCAGACGAAGGACATTGTGGGATATAGTGAGTAGGCCACCAAAAATATGTTGTATGTGACCACAAAAAAAGTGATAATGATCTCTCACTGGGCACAAAAAAGGCTTAGTGAGATGGTGACATCACACCTTTTGGACACCACAAAACAACAAGTGATTAAATTTGCACAGTTctctttctttagaaagcagtcCCTGCCTTGGTAAAGAAGCTACCAGCATACTGTAGACAATGACTGTTTCTTTTTCTATGATGCACCCTTCCTTCCCTGTATATTGTATGATGCATCTGCAATGTATTTAGCTATGTTAAATAAAAGGTTAAGTTGGGctccaaatataaaaattgaCCCATGACTTCAATAATCTGTAAATGGTTAAGCTCACTATTATCTACTAAAATCTAAATGTTGACTTTTACAAGACGGTAATCACTTGGAAATAACTATGATCATTTTATGTTCCCAGAGAACAGATCAACCGAGTAAAAGACTCTGATGATGTCCCTATGGTATTAGTCGGTAACAAATGTGACCTCCCATCACGGACAGTGGACACAAAACAAGCACAAGAGCTAGCAAAGAGTTACGGGATTCCATTCATAGAAACCTCAGCCAAAACGAGACAGGTATGTTCCTATTTCTGTCAAAAAGTTCTGTTGCCTAAATGGTACCACTACTGTTTCATTCCTCCCTGCTTTTCCTTGCAGACAAGAATGCTGTTTTCTGTTAACAGTAATTGAGGGTCCCTACTCATCCTTTTACCTCACATGACCCACATAATGTCTACTTCTGTGCCTTCTTCCTCCCTTTGGAAAGAAGTCAAAtctctatttttcctttttaatgttatattcttCTGTCTGGCAGTTTTCCCATCATGTCAGTTGCTCACTGCTTGGCTGGtaaaacaagtggctttttaatcaagtgcagttggaaaaaacaggactctgatattgtgtatttgggagttgtgtttgcttgactgtctgtttttgttttaaatagctttttttttccttgctgacctctaagggggagtggtcaagacttcacaggtgatttaagttcctggcagactcaccttgagttTGCTTACtgcttggctggtgaaacaagtggctttttaatcaagtgcagttggaaaaaacaggagtacttttgaaaacaaaagttaaaagttaaatCCTTaaagtaaccacaaactgtaggtaaacttttataactccttgtaagcAGACAAACAATGTAACTGGGAAGATAAGTGGTAGCAAGGTGAAAGGTTTgcttcagtgcacagtctgccatatgtatgcacaaatggagcaaaagctcctaggtgaataccgctgtgacggatgtgagcaagtcgcctttctggtatctcgcattggagacctggagaagcgcattgcaacactaaaatcactggatcactttgagaggggtctcctgctcactgagcaagcaggtaatggcttagatgtgaagggtggagaggttaatcaggatgaacatgtagggagttgggttactgtaactagagggagtggtagggggtCCCAGAGAAGAAAGGCCACCCCTGTGTTTGACCCCAACATATTttcaaagttatgtgaagatgtgcaggtggcagacccagtggtggcaactctagattttactgctacccctaacagccaagagagcagcacatctagtagtgttagggagggaaacgcaggaaggaaaagacaaatggtagtcataggggattctatgatcaggggGATGGATGTAATAGTTTggcgcccggatcccttcaaccgaatggtttgctgactccctggtgccagggttcggcatgtggtggaccgagtggacaaattactgggaggggctggacaggacctggctgtcttggtccatgttggaaccaatgacaatatagatggaagatggaggatccttaaaaatcagtttagggaactaggtttcaagttgaagaaaatgacctccaaggctatattctctggaatattgcctgtgccatgcgcaacacaggaaaggcggAGGGAGCtgagacagctaaacgcatggcttaggtcctggtgcaaaagggaagggtttgggttcatagagcactgggctgacttttcattggggtacaacctgtatgccagagatggtttgcacctaaatgaaagggcgTCTGCTGTGCTAAGGGGAAGACTTAGggaaatggtggagggatatttaaactaggacagaggggggtgggacagttaaataaggtggcagaaaggttagtcaggggtcagacactaatggatggtggattggggataattggggggagggttatggataattgtaaggagaaTTCCATGttataaacaaacattggattgttcagtactagttgtactgaaaaacaaaaggatttggaaaacaatgctggtaaatgcagcaatggtttaaagagcctgttcaccaatgctagaagtctagcaaacaagataggggagttggaagccttaatgagtgaggaggattatgacttaggtggcattgctgaatcctggctttgttcttcgcatgactgggctgtgaatattcctgggtatactctttcataaagacagagtcaaacgaaaggttggtggtgtctgtatgtgagaagtggtCTAAAAGTGaatctgaaagaagaaattgcggatggaacaagcgatgaggttgaggcattatgggtgaagttgaatgtggggttgaatacacacaattattggagtctgctataggcccccagtgctaaggaagaaatggaaaatcaactactagcacagatagaaaagtcagcaaaaagtggaagagttttaatcatgggagattttaactaccctgacattgactggagtaatggtactacaggatCAGCAAAAGGCAGGAaacttgtgaatttaatacaagataattttatgatacagtttatagaagccccaactagaaatgatactctgctggacctagttctttctaacaatgcagagcttataacaaatgtgaatataaaaaagaatctgggtagcagtgaccataatatgatttcatttaatgtaagctgtaaacaggaagcaaaaacaggaaaggttaaaaacattaaattttaagagcgcaaattttccattattaagggcggctctctgtgatttgaactaggagacaatattgtcctcaaagaacactgaacaaaaatgggaatgtttcaagtctgttctacaaaagcacactgaaaaatatatgttaaaaaaagccataaggaacaagaaaagggcattccaaaaatataaaaatgaaggatcagcttcatcatttgaaaacattaaagaatataacaaaaagatgtaaaaaggagatacaatgtgcaaaacttcaaaatgaaagattgcaaaggaaagtaaggcaaacccccccaaattttttaaaatatattaatagcaaaaatattagATCTgtgcatgtaggccccttaaagaatgtcactgggttggtaattggggatagagaaaaggcagatttactgaacgttttttaagctctgtgtacacaaaagaaatatTATCATAAATATTCGTAATATCAATGGCCTTTTAATAgcaagagctgagctcggttatttcaaagccagtatttctaatttttagagactctttagtcactggcaaggtaccgtagggccaatgtggttcctatcttcaaaaagggagcaaagtcattaccaggtaactacaaaccggttagtttaacgttcatagttgtaaatgtcctagagagtttgataaagaaccacatagaggagtttctgctagaaaatataattttaagtgatggtcagcatggcttcaagaaagaccgaagttgtcaaatttactctctcttgttatgaggaagtaagtaaacaggtagacggtGTAATAGAAGTTGATATagcgtacttggactttgctaaagcatttgacactgcaCCCCAcggacagttaatatgcaagttagggtcaataggtttagaaaagtcattctgtaaatggatagaaaaatggcttaaagattgcatccagtccgttgtaattaatgattcatacttagTGGTCCAAGGTtaatagtggtgtaccccagggttcagtgttgggacctttactgtttaacatctttataaatgatatagatatAGAggttgggattaaaagtaccatttctgtgtttgcagatgacacaaaactatgtaatggaattaagtccatacaggatgtctataatctacaagcagacctggatgtactgtttgattgggcagctaagtggcaaatgacatttaatatagttaaatgtaaaattatgcacttgggagctaacaacatgcatgcttcatactgtctagggggaatacacttgggggagtcagaaatggtaaagggtctgggggttctggtagaacatagacttaataacagcatgcaatgccaagctgcaatatctaaacctagcaaaatactttcttgtattaaaagaggaatagactaccGAAATcaagacataattctgcccctgtgaattggctccctcaggaagtagtttcagcaactactgtagattgctttaagaaaaagctggatgtttttctggaagcacagaatataactgggtattaaggctttaaagtaaaaataacagtgactgttgatccagggaacatcccatagCCTCATGgatttaggaaggaatttttttcccctgttgaagcaaattgtaccagggtttttttgccttcctctggaccaactatgtcttatagggtttttatctaggatatgaatatttccctagtggttgaacttgatagacttatgtcttttttcagtgtaacctattatgtaactatggCTATACACCGACATTACCCACCCAGACAGAGCAGACAGAACATGTGCAGttttaattataaagcagtgaatgggaCTTTTACCAAACCTTTAATAGTGAATCGATGGGCCATTTAAATCATATGCACCGTGAATGTCAGATCAACTTCTTGCCACTTAGGAGCGTGATTGTCAGGAATCTATTTGCTATGGCTCTGTTTCTTAGGTGAACCTATAGGCCTACAGTGAATAATTTAAAAGTTCTAATTTTTCTTTGCCACTGTGCAACTGAGCCTCCCCTGGTCCTTCCTCTGTAAGGTCATAGTTCTAGATTAGTCTTCACCCAGTGGTTGATACACAAGCTGCCCCCTCCCTTCCAATATTTCACATTAAGCTTGGACGTCtgctaaaacaaactttttactcTACCCTTTAACCCTCTGCAGCAGTAAAGGTTCTCATTATTTTCAATTGTGTAGTCCAGAGTTATATATGCGTAAGTTTACACATTTGTTCTCTCCTTTGTATCTTTCCCCAGGCACATACACTTCACTCTCTAGTATCCATATCAGCTGTAGGTTGCTCCTCCAGCGCATAGAGGGATGCGGGCATTAATCCTCAGCGCCCAGTCTCCTGCACAAATTCAATATTCCCTTTTGTTTATTCAGCACGCCACAACAAAATACCAGTCTCCT of the Pyxicephalus adspersus chromosome 11, UCB_Pads_2.0, whole genome shotgun sequence genome contains:
- the LOC140341425 gene encoding GTPase KRas-like — translated: MTEYKLVVVGAGGVGKSALTIQLIQNHFVDEYDPTIEDSYRKQVVIDGETCLLDILDTAGQEEYSAMRDQYMRTGEGFLCVFAINNTKSFEDVHHYREQINRVKDSDDVPMVLVGNKCDLPSRTVDTKQAQELAKSYGIPFIETSAKTRQGVEDAFYTLVREIRKHKEKINNGKKKKSSKRKCVIL